Proteins encoded by one window of uncultured Ilyobacter sp.:
- a CDS encoding thioredoxin family protein: MDIKILGTGCKKCNDLTNNVKEALAETTVDASIEKVEDMKDIMGYGVMSTPAVVIDGKVVSTGRVLSVEEVKKLIKK; the protein is encoded by the coding sequence ATGGATATTAAAATTTTAGGAACAGGATGTAAAAAATGCAACGATCTTACAAACAACGTAAAAGAGGCTTTAGCTGAAACTACAGTGGATGCCTCTATAGAAAAAGTAGAGGACATGAAAGATATAATGGGTTATGGTGTAATGTCTACTCCTGCCGTTGTGATAGATGGTAAGGTTGTTTCAACAGGAAGGGTCTTATCTGTAGAGGAAGTAAAGAAACTTATCAAAAAATAG
- a CDS encoding metalloregulator ArsR/SmtB family transcription factor → MVIDDFQIKVFKALGHPVRFAIVKRLLEGEKCVCQLQEDVDFSQSNLSQHLKILKNSGVLSSEKKGLNVHYKIKRDEIIEVIRLVESFVKKDILEMAEGMK, encoded by the coding sequence ATGGTCATTGACGATTTTCAGATTAAAGTATTTAAGGCTCTCGGTCATCCTGTGAGGTTTGCAATAGTGAAGAGGCTTTTAGAGGGCGAAAAATGCGTGTGCCAGCTTCAGGAAGACGTTGACTTTTCTCAGTCCAATCTTTCTCAGCATCTGAAGATACTGAAAAACTCCGGGGTCCTTTCCTCAGAAAAAAAGGGACTCAATGTACACTATAAAATAAAAAGAGATGAGATTATAGAGGTAATAAGACTAGTGGAAAGTTTTGTAAAAAAAGATATCCTTGAGATGGCAGAGGGGATGAAATAA
- a CDS encoding YdcF family protein — protein MFILGKIIGQLVVSPAIFIALFIFIGIFSNRYNVKKIKRMSLILGIVLYVITIRPTVDLTAKLVENRFKPATAEEIKKGEAYVVLGGGIIEKTPVGNIPSEPASVRLMNTAILYNKQPKKIYITGGKVTNQQVSESSVYKRVLVGLNISESDIRTEEESRTTMENARYTSELLRKSHIENIILVTSASHMARSKMTFEKQGFNVIPAPCGYIQNRKNYNILDFIPRSENFSYFMRLTWEVAGIVYYGIRGYL, from the coding sequence ATGTTTATACTTGGGAAAATAATAGGTCAGCTAGTGGTATCCCCTGCTATATTTATAGCCTTGTTTATTTTTATAGGAATATTTTCAAACAGATATAATGTAAAAAAAATAAAAAGAATGAGTCTTATACTGGGAATAGTCCTGTATGTTATAACAATAAGACCTACAGTAGATTTAACGGCTAAATTGGTGGAAAACAGGTTTAAACCCGCTACAGCGGAGGAAATAAAAAAGGGAGAGGCCTATGTAGTCTTAGGAGGGGGAATTATAGAAAAAACTCCAGTGGGAAACATTCCAAGTGAACCAGCTTCGGTGAGGCTTATGAATACAGCAATTTTATACAATAAGCAGCCCAAAAAAATATATATAACCGGTGGGAAGGTAACAAATCAACAGGTCAGCGAAAGTTCTGTATATAAAAGGGTTTTGGTAGGTCTCAATATTTCAGAATCGGATATTCGGACAGAAGAGGAAAGTAGAACAACTATGGAAAATGCCAGGTACACATCTGAACTCCTGAGAAAATCTCATATTGAAAATATAATATTGGTTACCTCAGCATCTCATATGGCAAGAAGTAAAATGACTTTTGAAAAGCAAGGCTTTAATGTAATTCCGGCACCATGTGGTTACATACAAAATCGTAAAAACTACAATATATTGGACTTTATTCCAAGAAGTGAGAACTTCTCTTATTTTATGAGGCTTACATGGGAAGTTGCAGGGATAGTTTACTATGGAATCAGAGGTTATTTATAA
- a CDS encoding EAL domain-containing protein: protein MKNIVSIIDILEKWTTPKGIRKVMVTFFIMSLQIMIYRMVYLTGGAKFSYSQAMYIPLILGSLFFGIVGGVIFGVSGGILLGPLMPLDTITMEMQDFINWNYRLGFYMLIGLITGLIMDFLVSTIKKLNKLSFYNHFTNLPNARYFENMEIKEDTPGYFFIIEMNNYSQILYNLGYEFSMKLVKAFSKEVSNIIKSYRESQMFHLQDNKFGVLIKNPDEKEISRKFLQLGQIALKVDGIEVHPYIFIGAARCEKDSCDLLKKAEYARLFAKKNLRDYHMYIPEISSKIDSNFKLFEEFPRAISNNEFFLCYHPKFEVSTGLVKEVEVLIRWRHPEKGTVGPNEFIPYLETTTFITKITKWILRQSLKSLNIMEKAGVDVRLSINVPLKILEDPEFIAYLKELRQLGYPLKKIEFEILERDCVEDFKKISHIMNSIKKMGIRFSLDDFGTGYSALSYVKKLPFDKIKLDMMFIKDLEQSRENMGIVKSAIDMAHNMGITVVAEGVESEDTLEMLKKLKCDYAQGFYFNHPLRRVDFIKWYHSSENKKFFQEMPS, encoded by the coding sequence TTGAAAAATATCGTATCAATCATAGACATTTTAGAAAAATGGACCACCCCAAAAGGAATCAGGAAGGTAATGGTTACTTTTTTTATAATGTCACTTCAGATCATGATTTATAGAATGGTATACTTGACCGGGGGTGCAAAATTTTCCTATTCTCAGGCTATGTATATTCCTCTTATACTAGGATCACTTTTTTTCGGGATAGTAGGTGGGGTCATCTTTGGAGTGAGCGGTGGTATCCTTTTAGGGCCTCTCATGCCTTTAGATACAATCACCATGGAGATGCAGGATTTTATAAACTGGAACTACAGGCTTGGTTTTTATATGCTGATAGGGCTAATAACCGGGTTAATAATGGACTTTTTGGTCTCCACCATAAAAAAACTAAACAAGCTGAGCTTTTATAATCATTTTACAAATCTTCCCAACGCAAGGTATTTTGAAAACATGGAGATAAAAGAGGATACTCCGGGATATTTTTTCATAATCGAGATGAACAACTATTCCCAGATTCTTTACAATTTAGGTTATGAGTTCAGTATGAAGCTAGTAAAAGCCTTTTCTAAAGAAGTCTCAAACATTATAAAAAGTTACAGAGAAAGTCAGATGTTTCATCTTCAGGACAACAAATTTGGGGTTCTGATAAAAAATCCAGATGAAAAGGAGATTTCAAGAAAGTTTCTGCAGCTGGGACAGATAGCCTTAAAGGTAGACGGTATAGAGGTTCACCCCTATATATTTATAGGAGCTGCTAGATGTGAGAAAGACAGTTGCGACCTTCTGAAAAAAGCTGAGTATGCCAGACTTTTTGCCAAAAAAAATCTACGAGACTACCATATGTATATCCCTGAGATATCCTCAAAGATTGACAGTAACTTCAAACTTTTTGAAGAATTCCCAAGAGCAATAAGTAATAATGAGTTTTTTCTCTGCTATCATCCCAAATTTGAGGTTTCTACCGGACTGGTAAAAGAGGTCGAAGTCCTCATAAGGTGGAGGCATCCTGAAAAGGGGACTGTAGGCCCCAATGAATTTATCCCTTACCTTGAAACCACTACCTTTATAACGAAAATTACAAAGTGGATTTTAAGACAGTCTCTAAAATCTCTAAACATAATGGAAAAAGCCGGTGTTGATGTCAGACTCTCAATAAATGTCCCCTTGAAAATTTTAGAAGACCCTGAATTCATTGCCTATTTAAAAGAACTAAGGCAGTTGGGCTATCCATTAAAGAAAATAGAATTTGAAATTTTAGAAAGGGACTGTGTTGAAGACTTCAAAAAAATATCTCACATAATGAATTCCATAAAAAAAATGGGAATTAGATTTTCTCTAGATGATTTTGGTACTGGATACTCGGCTCTTTCCTATGTAAAAAAACTTCCTTTCGACAAGATAAAGTTAGATATGATGTTTATAAAGGATCTTGAACAGAGCAGGGAAAATATGGGGATTGTAAAATCTGCCATAGATATGGCCCACAATATGGGTATAACTGTTGTGGCTGAGGGTGTGGAGTCTGAAGATACCCTTGAGATGTTAAAAAAACTAAAATGTGACTATGCACAGGGATTTTATTTTAACCACCCACTGAGGCGGGTAGACTTTATCAAATGGTATCACAGTTCTGAAAATAAAAAATTTTTTCAAGAGATGCCATCTTAA
- a CDS encoding permease → MLGYIFNFGWLDDLVRMLVENIFKISMDTHLGGSVHFFIFDSIKILILLSIMIFGISYIRSYFSVEKTKLALEKIGGLKAHIAASLFGIVTPFCSCSSVPLFIGFVEGGIPLGVTFSFLITSPIVNEAALVILLGTFGFKVALLYVISGVVIGVLGGYLIHILKLEKYVEEYVYKMKMGNQEIVELNRKERISFAKENVKEIVSKIWKYLLVGIGIGALIHGWAPEEVLSKYAGPDNPLAVIVATVIAIPLYSNAMGTIPIAEALINKGVGMGTAMAFMMATTALSLPEMILLRKVVKPKLIGVFTAITGVSIVGVGYLFNIII, encoded by the coding sequence ATGTTGGGTTATATATTTAATTTTGGTTGGCTAGATGACCTAGTCAGAATGCTTGTGGAAAATATTTTTAAAATATCCATGGACACCCATCTAGGTGGAAGTGTACACTTCTTTATCTTCGATAGTATCAAGATACTAATACTATTGTCTATAATGATATTTGGGATATCTTATATAAGAAGTTATTTTTCTGTGGAAAAAACCAAGCTCGCCTTAGAAAAAATTGGAGGTCTCAAAGCACATATTGCTGCCAGCTTATTTGGGATAGTGACTCCATTTTGTTCATGTTCTAGTGTGCCCCTTTTCATAGGCTTTGTAGAGGGAGGTATTCCGCTGGGAGTAACCTTTTCCTTTCTCATAACCTCTCCAATTGTAAATGAAGCCGCCCTTGTGATTTTATTGGGGACTTTTGGTTTTAAGGTGGCTCTTTTATATGTGATCTCTGGAGTTGTAATAGGAGTTTTGGGGGGCTACCTCATACATATCTTAAAATTGGAAAAATATGTAGAAGAATATGTGTATAAGATGAAAATGGGAAACCAGGAAATAGTAGAGTTAAACCGTAAGGAAAGAATAAGCTTTGCCAAGGAAAATGTAAAAGAGATAGTTAGTAAGATATGGAAATATCTTCTTGTGGGAATAGGTATAGGGGCCTTGATTCACGGATGGGCTCCAGAGGAGGTTCTGTCAAAATATGCAGGTCCTGATAACCCGCTGGCAGTCATTGTAGCTACTGTAATCGCCATACCATTGTATTCCAATGCAATGGGTACTATACCAATAGCAGAAGCCCTAATAAACAAGGGAGTTGGAATGGGTACAGCTATGGCCTTTATGATGGCCACCACAGCCTTATCACTTCCTGAGATGATACTCTTGAGAAAAGTTGTTAAGCCCAAGCTTATAGGTGTTTTTACGGCGATAACAGGAGTAAGTATTGTAGGTGTAGGATATCTTTTCAATATAATAATATAA
- a CDS encoding FAD-dependent oxidoreductase, whose translation MRIIIIGSVAAGTSVAAKARRNSEECEIVIYEKDRDISYSACGLPYYIGQNGIERSDLTPRDTCWFKKRFNMDVRTGYEVLTIDPSRKSVEVKDYHTGEIFEDFYDKLVIATGAKPIKPDIIGVDNDNVFTVRNIESADKIIGYIAKTSPKKAVIIGGGYIGLELLENLIKLGVDVVLIEREKSLAGKLDRDISIYLEEYLKEKKVKFLLGEEVSEINEQRVITKSGKFIEADFVVSCTGVRPNSELAKEIGIETFHNGAIKINHKLETSMEDIYAVGDVAMAWSLINGAPIYVPLGSTANKMGRICGDILTGGGLRFKGILGTGIFKVFDMAVAQTGMTEAQAKNMGYDIEVIHNLKPNQTEYFEESREMVIKAIADRKSSKILGVQIVGARGVDKRIDVFVSLISMGATVDQLFHLDLAYAPPFSTTKDPVMYTGMILSNAINGRNKIITPEELIKERDDYIVIDVRSPKQYGSGHIPGSVNIPLEKLRSKAEALPKTEKYVVHCNKGVSGNAAHNIMLNMGFDCYNLSGGYKNFKIYTQLSK comes from the coding sequence ATGAGAATTATCATAATAGGATCAGTGGCCGCAGGAACCTCGGTGGCTGCAAAGGCAAGAAGAAATTCTGAAGAATGTGAAATAGTAATATATGAAAAAGATAGAGATATAAGCTATTCTGCCTGTGGGCTTCCATACTATATAGGTCAGAATGGGATAGAGAGATCTGACCTTACTCCTAGAGATACATGTTGGTTTAAAAAAAGGTTTAATATGGATGTGAGGACAGGATATGAGGTGCTTACCATTGACCCCTCAAGGAAAAGTGTAGAGGTAAAAGATTACCATACAGGAGAGATATTTGAGGATTTTTATGACAAGCTGGTTATAGCTACAGGCGCCAAACCTATAAAGCCAGATATAATAGGGGTAGACAATGACAATGTTTTTACCGTCAGAAATATAGAGAGTGCCGACAAAATAATAGGGTATATAGCTAAAACCTCTCCTAAAAAAGCTGTGATAATAGGAGGGGGCTACATCGGTCTAGAGCTTCTAGAAAACCTCATAAAACTCGGGGTAGATGTAGTCTTAATAGAAAGAGAAAAAAGTCTTGCAGGGAAATTAGACAGAGATATATCAATATATCTAGAGGAGTATTTGAAGGAGAAAAAAGTAAAGTTTTTATTGGGAGAGGAAGTTTCTGAGATAAATGAGCAAAGGGTGATTACAAAATCAGGTAAGTTTATAGAGGCTGATTTTGTTGTTTCTTGTACAGGAGTTCGCCCAAACTCTGAATTGGCTAAGGAGATAGGGATAGAAACCTTTCATAACGGTGCAATAAAAATAAATCATAAGCTGGAAACAAGCATGGAGGACATATATGCAGTGGGAGACGTCGCCATGGCCTGGTCTCTCATAAATGGAGCTCCCATATACGTGCCACTTGGTTCAACTGCCAACAAGATGGGGAGAATCTGTGGAGACATTCTCACAGGAGGAGGTCTGAGGTTTAAAGGAATACTGGGGACAGGGATATTTAAGGTGTTTGATATGGCAGTTGCTCAGACAGGGATGACAGAAGCTCAGGCAAAGAATATGGGCTATGATATAGAGGTGATCCACAACCTAAAACCAAATCAGACAGAATACTTTGAAGAAAGCAGAGAGATGGTAATAAAAGCAATAGCCGATAGAAAGAGCAGTAAAATTCTGGGTGTACAGATAGTAGGTGCCAGAGGTGTAGATAAAAGAATAGATGTTTTTGTTTCATTAATATCCATGGGGGCAACAGTAGATCAATTATTTCATTTGGATCTTGCCTATGCTCCACCTTTCTCTACCACAAAAGACCCGGTTATGTATACCGGTATGATACTCAGCAACGCCATAAACGGAAGGAATAAGATAATAACTCCCGAAGAACTTATAAAAGAAAGAGACGATTATATAGTTATAGATGTGAGGTCTCCAAAACAATACGGATCAGGTCATATTCCGGGATCTGTAAATATTCCCCTTGAAAAATTGAGAAGTAAGGCAGAAGCTCTGCCAAAGACTGAAAAATATGTAGTCCACTGTAACAAGGGAGTCTCGGGAAATGCAGCTCATAATATAATGCTGAATATGGGATTTGACTGTTATAATCTCTCAGGGGGCTATAAGAATTTTAAGATTTATACACAATTAAGCAAGTAG
- a CDS encoding HU family DNA-binding protein gives MTKKEFVKLFFEKGEFESKADAERKLDAFLTTVEDVLNDGDDVNFIGWGKFEVAERAARLGRNPKTGEEIKIEAKKVVKFKAGKKLNDKVN, from the coding sequence ATGACTAAAAAAGAATTTGTTAAATTATTTTTTGAAAAAGGTGAATTTGAATCTAAGGCAGATGCAGAAAGAAAGTTAGATGCTTTTTTAACAACTGTAGAAGATGTATTAAACGACGGAGATGACGTAAACTTCATCGGATGGGGAAAATTCGAAGTAGCTGAGAGAGCTGCTAGACTTGGTAGAAACCCTAAGACTGGAGAAGAAATCAAAATCGAAGCTAAGAAAGTAGTTAAATTCAAAGCTGGTAAAAAATTAAACGACAAAGTTAACTAA
- the fusA gene encoding elongation factor G, with amino-acid sequence MKNYEMNQIRNVAFLGHGGSGKTTLAESLLYVSGAISRMGNVDEGSTVSDYDKEEIHRRFSVNASVIPLEYEGHKYNILDTPGYFDFEGEVVSSLRVAGGAVIVVDATSGVEVGTEKSWKKLEERGIPRIFFINKMDKGFINYTKLLGELKEKFGKKVAPFCIPIGEKDNFQGFVNVVDLKGRKFDGKKCVDSEIPSDLDISEIRNMLFEAVAESDEELMEKYFAGEEFTQEEVHRGLHKGVVAGDIVPVLVGSAVKGIGVHTLFEMLYDYMPTPKEMKDGERMGTNPETADVEIRRVDESEEFSAIIFKTIVDPFVGKVSLFKVNSGVLKKDMEILNSNKHKKEKISNIFFLRGIKQIEADEIRSGDIGATTKLQYAETGDTLCTKSHPIVYPSIDFPKPCLYMAVEPQNKSDDEKISLSLQRLTEEDPTFLVERNYETKQLLIGGLGEKHLRVIIHKLENKFGVHSIVSEPKIAYRETIKKSIDIEGRHKKQSGGAGQFGDVFIKFEPSQEEFEFIDQIKGGVVPKQYIPAVEKGLLEAKSKGILAGYPMINFKATLHDGSYHSVDSNELSFKQAAILAFRKGIPNADPVMLEPIMKAEIVIPENYMGDIMGDINKRRGRILGMNPVSLGEQKVIAEVPQSEMLKYATDLRSITQARGKFELSFERYEEMPSHLAQRVIDEVK; translated from the coding sequence ATGAAAAACTATGAGATGAATCAAATAAGAAATGTAGCTTTTCTAGGCCATGGAGGAAGCGGGAAGACCACCCTCGCTGAATCACTTCTGTACGTATCCGGTGCCATAAGCAGGATGGGAAATGTAGATGAAGGAAGCACAGTTTCAGACTATGATAAAGAGGAGATTCACAGAAGATTCTCTGTTAATGCTTCTGTGATACCTCTAGAATATGAAGGTCACAAATATAATATTCTGGATACTCCCGGGTACTTCGACTTTGAAGGTGAGGTTGTCTCTTCTCTCAGAGTTGCAGGAGGTGCTGTAATTGTGGTAGATGCAACTTCCGGAGTAGAGGTAGGGACAGAAAAATCCTGGAAAAAACTGGAAGAGCGGGGAATACCCAGAATATTTTTTATAAATAAGATGGACAAGGGATTTATAAATTACACAAAGCTATTGGGAGAACTCAAGGAAAAATTTGGAAAAAAAGTGGCTCCTTTCTGCATTCCTATTGGAGAAAAGGATAATTTTCAGGGATTTGTAAATGTAGTGGATTTAAAAGGAAGAAAATTTGACGGGAAAAAGTGTGTAGACAGCGAGATACCCTCAGATCTAGATATATCAGAGATAAGAAACATGCTTTTTGAGGCTGTGGCAGAATCTGATGAAGAACTCATGGAAAAATATTTTGCAGGAGAGGAGTTTACCCAGGAGGAGGTCCACAGAGGGCTGCACAAAGGTGTAGTGGCTGGAGACATAGTTCCTGTGCTGGTTGGGTCTGCAGTAAAGGGTATAGGGGTCCATACGCTCTTTGAGATGCTCTATGATTATATGCCTACTCCCAAAGAGATGAAAGATGGGGAGAGAATGGGTACAAACCCTGAAACTGCAGATGTGGAGATCAGAAGAGTGGATGAATCTGAGGAATTTTCTGCTATAATTTTTAAAACTATCGTAGATCCCTTTGTTGGAAAGGTATCACTTTTTAAGGTGAACTCGGGAGTTCTGAAAAAAGATATGGAGATTTTAAATTCCAATAAACATAAAAAAGAAAAGATATCTAATATATTTTTTCTGAGGGGGATAAAGCAGATAGAGGCAGATGAAATACGCTCAGGAGATATAGGGGCTACAACAAAACTTCAGTATGCAGAAACTGGGGACACACTCTGCACCAAGAGTCATCCTATAGTCTATCCCAGTATAGATTTTCCCAAACCGTGTCTTTACATGGCTGTAGAACCTCAGAATAAAAGTGATGATGAGAAGATAAGCTTATCTCTACAAAGACTTACTGAAGAGGACCCGACCTTTTTAGTAGAACGTAACTATGAGACAAAGCAACTTCTTATAGGGGGATTAGGAGAAAAACATTTAAGAGTAATAATTCATAAACTTGAAAATAAATTCGGCGTTCATAGTATCGTATCAGAGCCTAAAATTGCTTATAGAGAAACTATAAAAAAATCCATAGATATAGAAGGTAGACATAAAAAACAGTCTGGAGGAGCAGGTCAGTTTGGAGATGTCTTTATAAAATTTGAACCTAGTCAAGAGGAGTTTGAATTTATAGATCAGATAAAAGGAGGAGTGGTACCAAAGCAGTATATTCCTGCAGTTGAAAAAGGTCTCTTAGAAGCCAAAAGCAAAGGGATTTTAGCAGGATATCCTATGATAAATTTCAAAGCCACCCTTCATGACGGGTCTTATCACTCTGTTGATTCTAACGAACTTTCTTTTAAGCAGGCAGCAATATTGGCTTTTAGAAAGGGAATTCCCAATGCTGACCCTGTAATGCTAGAACCTATTATGAAGGCTGAGATAGTAATACCTGAAAATTATATGGGAGATATCATGGGAGACATAAATAAACGGCGAGGAAGAATACTAGGGATGAATCCTGTATCTCTGGGAGAACAGAAGGTAATAGCTGAGGTTCCCCAAAGTGAGATGCTAAAGTATGCAACAGATCTGAGGTCTATAACCCAGGCAAGAGGCAAGTTTGAGCTCTCTTTTGAAAGATATGAAGAGATGCCATCACATCTTGCACAAAGGGTAATTGATGAGGTAAAATAA
- a CDS encoding ABC transporter ATP-binding protein, with the protein MKDLLCFARYYKPHFRLVILDFLCAFAMAGLDLLFPLLVQKTLDDVIPKGDLKLLYIFGAVLVALYILRYLASYVVYYWGKMLGILIEYDMRRDLFAHVQKLSFKFFDNTKTGAIMSRIVNDLSYISEFAHIGPEDFFLAILKFTGTFIIMFSMNKKLTLIIFSLVPLLIWFAAAKKNLMKISFGKSRKKISAINSQVEDSISGIRVVQAFTNEKFENEKFQKKNTEFREAKRENFKLSAEYFSGLSFIMNIIQLATLFFGGIFILKGEITVGIVIGFLLYVSKFMEPIRRMMLLMQSFQKGMAGFVRFRELMDKDPEIKDRANAVVLKKPRGTIQFENVSFKYASSEQEILKNFSMSIKSGEKVALVGSSGAGKTTICNLIPRFYDVERGSIKIDDRDIKNYTLESLRDNIGIIQQDVFLFSGSIEENILYGNLTASREDVIEAAKKARIYEFILSLADGFDTNVGERGVKLSGGQKQRIAIARIFLKNPKILILDEATSALDNNTERLIQESIDELTTDRTTITIAHRLSTIENADRIIVLNSEGIVEEGTHNDLVEKKGEYFSLVEKHIQETA; encoded by the coding sequence ATGAAGGATCTACTTTGTTTTGCAAGATATTATAAACCTCATTTTAGATTAGTTATCCTGGACTTTCTTTGTGCCTTTGCCATGGCAGGCCTAGATCTTTTGTTCCCCCTACTGGTGCAAAAGACCCTAGACGATGTCATCCCAAAGGGAGATCTGAAACTCCTTTACATATTCGGTGCTGTCCTTGTGGCACTTTATATTCTTAGGTATCTCGCCAGTTATGTTGTGTATTACTGGGGTAAGATGCTTGGTATCCTTATAGAGTATGATATGAGGAGAGATCTCTTTGCCCATGTTCAGAAACTTTCCTTTAAATTTTTTGACAATACAAAAACCGGGGCTATAATGTCTAGGATAGTAAATGATCTAAGTTATATATCTGAGTTTGCCCATATAGGTCCTGAGGATTTCTTTTTAGCAATACTGAAATTTACAGGGACATTTATCATCATGTTCAGCATGAATAAAAAGCTCACACTTATCATATTCTCTCTTGTTCCTTTACTCATATGGTTTGCAGCAGCTAAGAAGAATTTAATGAAGATATCCTTTGGAAAATCCAGAAAAAAAATATCTGCCATAAACTCACAGGTAGAGGATTCCATCTCTGGGATAAGGGTTGTACAGGCTTTTACAAATGAGAAATTTGAAAATGAAAAATTCCAGAAAAAAAACACAGAATTTAGAGAAGCTAAGAGAGAGAACTTCAAACTCTCGGCAGAATATTTTTCAGGTCTGAGTTTTATTATGAATATAATACAGTTAGCGACACTATTCTTTGGGGGGATCTTCATCCTGAAAGGAGAGATCACTGTCGGTATAGTAATCGGTTTTCTCTTATATGTTTCAAAATTTATGGAGCCTATAAGAAGAATGATGCTCCTCATGCAAAGTTTTCAAAAAGGTATGGCGGGTTTTGTCAGATTCAGAGAGTTAATGGACAAAGATCCCGAGATAAAAGACAGAGCCAATGCAGTTGTACTGAAAAAACCAAGGGGAACCATCCAATTTGAAAATGTTTCTTTTAAATACGCCTCATCTGAACAGGAAATTTTGAAAAACTTTTCCATGTCAATAAAATCCGGAGAAAAAGTGGCTTTAGTAGGAAGCAGCGGAGCAGGTAAGACCACTATATGTAATCTCATCCCTAGATTTTATGATGTAGAAAGAGGATCTATAAAAATTGATGACAGGGATATAAAAAACTATACCCTAGAATCCCTGAGAGATAATATAGGAATAATACAGCAGGATGTTTTTTTGTTTAGTGGCAGTATAGAGGAGAATATCCTCTATGGAAATCTAACTGCTTCTAGGGAAGATGTTATAGAGGCAGCCAAAAAAGCCAGAATTTATGAGTTTATTTTATCTCTAGCTGACGGATTTGACACAAATGTAGGAGAGAGAGGGGTAAAACTAAGTGGCGGTCAGAAGCAACGGATAGCCATTGCCAGAATATTTTTGAAAAATCCAAAAATACTGATTCTAGACGAAGCCACCAGTGCACTAGACAACAACACCGAAAGACTCATCCAGGAATCAATAGATGAACTCACCACGGACAGGACTACCATAACAATTGCTCACAGACTCTCTACAATTGAAAATGCAGACAGAATAATAGTATTAAACAGTGAAGGAATTGTAGAAGAGGGAACCCATAACGACCTGGTAGAAAAAAAGGGCGAGTATTTCTCTCTGGTAGAAAAACATATTCAGGAGACCGCATAA
- a CDS encoding sirohydrochlorin cobaltochelatase, with amino-acid sequence MKKFSILAGALLLAGTLFASEGYEKKPMFESMKADDKGAVVMVHFGSSYPETRKLTIDAINEKAEEEFENLEVRDAFTSRIIMRILEKRGVDKNNPKEVLEALKAEGYTHVLVQATHVIDGIESENLKKEIEEFEDDFKEIRLGKSLLTTPEDYKEVAHILGDKIGKLKRKEAAVFVGHGTHDTGTAAYPMMDYVFKSEGYKNFYVGTIEGYPTFDNVVSRLKKAKIKKVKLMPFMFVAGDHANNDIAVDWKEMLEENGFKVEVILEGLGQQAKIQAIYIEHAKFASENEAEDMAKKKKEYAAGKE; translated from the coding sequence ATGAAGAAATTTAGCATTTTGGCAGGAGCATTATTACTGGCAGGAACACTTTTTGCATCAGAGGGGTATGAAAAGAAGCCTATGTTTGAAAGCATGAAGGCTGATGACAAAGGTGCAGTTGTAATGGTACATTTTGGAAGCAGCTATCCTGAAACAAGGAAACTTACCATCGATGCAATAAATGAAAAGGCAGAAGAGGAGTTTGAAAATTTAGAGGTGAGAGATGCCTTTACATCTAGGATCATAATGAGAATACTTGAAAAAAGAGGGGTGGACAAAAATAATCCTAAAGAGGTTTTAGAGGCCTTAAAAGCTGAGGGTTATACTCATGTGCTTGTTCAGGCTACTCACGTAATCGATGGAATAGAGTCTGAAAATCTTAAAAAAGAGATAGAGGAATTTGAGGACGACTTCAAAGAGATAAGACTTGGGAAATCACTTCTTACAACTCCAGAGGATTATAAGGAAGTAGCCCATATTTTAGGAGATAAAATTGGGAAACTGAAAAGAAAAGAAGCCGCAGTATTTGTAGGACACGGAACTCATGATACAGGAACTGCTGCATATCCTATGATGGACTATGTCTTCAAGTCTGAAGGATACAAGAACTTTTATGTGGGGACTATAGAGGGATATCCTACATTTGACAATGTGGTTTCTAGATTAAAAAAAGCGAAAATAAAAAAAGTAAAGCTTATGCCTTTTATGTTTGTAGCGGGAGATCATGCTAATAACGATATCGCTGTAGACTGGAAAGAGATGCTAGAAGAAAATGGCTTCAAGGTGGAAGTTATCTTAGAGGGATTAGGTCAGCAGGCCAAGATACAAGCTATCTATATAGAGCATGCAAAATTTGCATCTGAAAATGAAGCAGAAGATATGGCCAAAAAGAAAAAAGAATACGCTGCAGGTAAAGAGTAG